One stretch of Pirellulales bacterium DNA includes these proteins:
- a CDS encoding BMC domain-containing protein, which translates to MNDAIGLLETKGLVALVEATDAMAKAANVQIVKKIAIGGGLVTTVVRGDVGSVRAAVEAGANAAQQIGELVASHVIPRPADGLVKAYLS; encoded by the coding sequence ATGAACGACGCGATCGGATTATTGGAAACCAAGGGCCTGGTGGCGCTCGTCGAAGCCACCGACGCGATGGCCAAAGCGGCCAACGTGCAGATTGTTAAAAAAATCGCCATCGGCGGCGGCCTGGTCACGACCGTGGTCCGCGGCGACGTGGGCAGCGTGCGTGCGGCCGTCGAAGCGGGCGCCAATGCGGCCCAGCAGATCGGCGAGCTGGTCGCCAGCCATGTCATTCCCCGTCCCGCCGACGGATTGGTGAAGGCGTACCTGTCTTAG
- a CDS encoding tubulin-like doman-containing protein — protein sequence MNDPHGTPPSDSVAAGFRPTLFLGLGGAAARVLLHLRQRLKRVSAERTGLPGLQFLLFDTDRTALRLAEAGDDGDGLAAGEMHALPLRKPAEYRSSADEILSWLSRRWLYNIPRSLLTEGLRPLGRLAFIDHRQAIGERIRAAIGETVRPDSLSLTSQTLALPVRQQSPQVFVITSIGGGTGSGMLLDVAYAVRQQLEELGLPAESVRGMMLHATLARSAANDLRKTNAYATLTELSHFMQGGAAYRTGPVEVLPAGDVSEPPFSDAYLVNLGEELSDADFDDATQQVAEYLYLDAATACGAALDDLRRSQRAAAGTKQDAPRLRTFGLSSVRFDRFALAQREAEQLCLQLAQQWLGEAHDDQRPEFRIKPPDFQLDELLTRLQGVADQALGGSADAHFRSLVIGDAGRPAIVGDDDPAGPFGEELRRIHAVLGLPTQFDPGQAARPTRFEASLRDAADKLAAGMASSLIESISQLVEAPRARLPAAIAAGSLFHEHVRNLRQAAEAVYQQDQADAAALWSRLQRGDLPGERFGWFGRFTASNDPEEHLLRYCRLRLGATLHKQVSTLLEGIAHKLAALNDQLFKLRQSVEWLVAEFATAAATYENQPDAAGIYGSALGDELERVRQPDYVAQFEQSLRDEWLASQGGLLGLAPRSAEEWHALRDQLLEHARRTVADSLAGLNAGQLLLKVCPSGEKLAGALTGAAEQAAPRLNRLECVDHLLVVVPRGPSCGEVVDAVRHGLKPSTVVVGDEGDLVFCREAGGLSLAQAAAAMVEDRGDCAEAARRVLTRVDVPWATLATDVAVRA from the coding sequence TTGAACGATCCGCACGGCACGCCGCCTTCCGATTCCGTCGCAGCCGGCTTTCGGCCGACGCTCTTTCTCGGCCTGGGCGGCGCCGCGGCCCGCGTGTTGCTGCACCTGCGCCAACGCCTGAAGCGTGTGTCTGCCGAACGAACCGGGCTTCCCGGCCTGCAGTTTTTGCTGTTCGACACCGACCGGACCGCCTTGCGCCTCGCGGAAGCAGGCGACGACGGCGACGGACTGGCGGCCGGTGAAATGCACGCGCTGCCGCTGCGTAAGCCGGCCGAATATCGGTCGTCGGCCGACGAGATTCTGAGCTGGCTCAGCCGCCGGTGGCTCTACAACATCCCGCGGTCGCTGCTCACCGAGGGTCTGCGGCCGTTGGGACGACTGGCCTTCATCGATCATCGGCAGGCCATTGGCGAGCGCATTCGGGCAGCCATCGGCGAGACCGTGCGGCCGGATTCGCTGAGCCTCACTTCCCAGACGTTGGCCCTGCCCGTGCGGCAGCAGTCGCCGCAGGTGTTCGTCATCACGTCCATCGGCGGCGGCACGGGCAGCGGCATGCTGCTCGATGTCGCGTATGCCGTGCGGCAACAACTGGAGGAACTGGGCCTGCCGGCGGAGAGTGTGCGAGGGATGATGTTGCACGCCACGCTGGCGCGAAGCGCCGCCAACGATCTACGAAAGACCAACGCCTACGCCACGCTGACCGAGCTCAGTCATTTCATGCAGGGCGGCGCGGCCTATCGGACGGGTCCCGTCGAGGTGCTTCCGGCGGGCGACGTTTCCGAGCCGCCCTTTAGCGACGCCTACCTCGTGAATCTTGGCGAAGAGCTGAGCGACGCCGATTTCGACGATGCCACGCAACAGGTCGCCGAATACTTGTATCTCGACGCCGCCACGGCATGCGGTGCGGCCCTCGACGATTTGCGCCGGTCGCAGCGCGCCGCGGCGGGGACAAAGCAAGACGCCCCGCGGCTGCGCACCTTCGGTCTTTCCTCGGTCCGCTTCGACCGCTTTGCGCTCGCGCAGCGCGAGGCGGAGCAACTCTGCTTGCAGCTTGCGCAACAGTGGCTGGGCGAGGCGCACGACGACCAGCGACCGGAATTTCGCATCAAGCCGCCCGATTTTCAGCTCGACGAGTTGCTCACCCGGCTGCAAGGCGTGGCCGACCAGGCGTTGGGCGGCAGTGCCGACGCCCATTTTCGCTCATTGGTGATCGGCGACGCCGGGCGGCCAGCGATCGTGGGCGACGACGATCCGGCCGGTCCCTTTGGCGAGGAGCTGCGCCGCATCCATGCGGTGCTTGGCCTGCCGACGCAGTTCGACCCCGGACAAGCGGCCCGTCCGACGCGGTTCGAAGCGTCGTTGCGCGACGCCGCCGACAAACTGGCGGCCGGAATGGCTTCGTCGCTGATCGAGTCGATTTCGCAACTGGTCGAGGCTCCACGGGCACGCTTGCCGGCCGCCATCGCCGCCGGCAGCCTGTTTCACGAGCACGTCCGCAATCTTCGGCAAGCGGCCGAGGCGGTCTATCAGCAGGACCAGGCTGACGCGGCGGCGCTCTGGTCGAGGCTACAGCGCGGCGACCTGCCGGGCGAGCGGTTCGGATGGTTCGGACGGTTTACCGCCTCGAACGATCCCGAAGAGCACCTGCTGCGCTATTGCCGCCTGCGGTTGGGGGCCACGCTGCACAAACAGGTTTCCACATTGCTCGAAGGGATAGCTCACAAGCTCGCCGCGCTGAACGACCAGCTCTTCAAGTTGCGGCAGTCGGTCGAGTGGTTGGTCGCCGAATTTGCCACGGCCGCCGCGACCTACGAAAATCAGCCGGACGCGGCCGGCATTTACGGCTCCGCCTTGGGCGACGAGCTGGAGCGAGTTCGGCAGCCCGACTACGTGGCGCAATTCGAGCAATCATTACGGGACGAATGGTTGGCTTCCCAAGGCGGCTTGCTCGGCTTGGCGCCGCGGTCTGCCGAGGAGTGGCACGCGTTGAGAGACCAGTTGTTGGAGCATGCGCGGCGAACGGTGGCGGATTCTCTGGCCGGACTGAATGCCGGCCAACTGCTCCTGAAAGTTTGTCCCAGCGGCGAAAAGCTGGCCGGCGCACTCACCGGCGCCGCGGAGCAGGCGGCGCCAAGGCTGAACCGACTGGAATGCGTCGACCACCTGTTGGTCGTCGTGCCGCGGGGACCAAGTTGTGGCGAAGTGGTCGATGCCGTGCGGCACGGGCTCAAGCCGTCGACGGTCGTCGTCGGAGACGAAGGCGATCTTGTGTTTTGCCGCGAAGCAGGTGGGCTTTCGTTGGCCCAGGCTGCCGCCGCGATGGTCGAAGACCGCGGCGACTGTGCCGAGGCTGCCCGCCGCGTGCTCACGCGGGTCGACGTTCCCTGGGCCACGCTCGCCACGGACGTCGCTGTCCGAGCGTAG
- a CDS encoding AAA family ATPase: MTATLAAEPPVHLLAAILSDESFKPAEPATLADTGLSDSLIDSLVCKYLSAAGTASGRGIAEHLGLPMGIVEPELHKLRNRQFAAHTGSAPFNDYYYTLTDQGRQRAQTYLDACGYIGPAPVPLIDYIMSVEAQTIRAETPKRAQLEEAFHDITVDATVYEELGPAVNSGAGMFLYGAPGNGKTTLAERITRCFGQNIWLPRTLIEDGQLIKLFDPAYHKAVEDAHGSFLKQNDYDRRWIKIRRPTVVAGGELTMDALEIRHDPRANVSEAPLQLKSNCGSLLIDDFGRQRMPPGDLLNRWIVPLEKRYDFLMLASGKKIQVPFEQLILFSTNLEPESLVDEAFLRRIPYKINIVDPSEDEFHRLFEFYAPKLGFRYRRDAVDYLIQTHYLPHGRGLRRCHPRDLLAQVRSYCVYHELAIEMLPAYFDRVVQSYFTRVT; the protein is encoded by the coding sequence ATGACCGCCACACTCGCCGCAGAACCGCCGGTCCATTTGCTGGCGGCGATACTTTCCGACGAATCGTTCAAACCGGCCGAACCGGCCACACTGGCCGACACCGGATTAAGCGATTCGCTCATCGACTCGCTGGTGTGCAAATATCTGTCAGCCGCCGGCACCGCCAGCGGCCGCGGCATCGCCGAGCACCTCGGCTTGCCGATGGGGATCGTCGAACCGGAGCTGCACAAGCTGCGAAACCGCCAGTTCGCCGCGCATACCGGCTCGGCCCCGTTCAACGACTACTATTACACGCTCACCGACCAGGGACGGCAGCGAGCGCAGACCTATCTCGACGCCTGCGGCTACATCGGCCCGGCGCCGGTGCCCTTGATCGACTACATCATGTCGGTCGAAGCCCAGACGATCCGGGCCGAAACGCCGAAACGCGCTCAACTCGAAGAAGCCTTTCACGACATCACCGTCGATGCCACGGTCTACGAGGAGCTTGGTCCCGCGGTCAATTCCGGCGCCGGCATGTTCTTGTACGGCGCGCCCGGCAACGGCAAGACCACGCTCGCCGAACGCATCACGCGCTGCTTTGGCCAGAACATCTGGCTGCCCCGCACGCTGATCGAAGACGGGCAACTGATCAAGCTCTTCGACCCGGCTTATCACAAAGCGGTCGAAGATGCACACGGCAGCTTTTTGAAGCAGAACGATTACGACCGGCGGTGGATCAAAATCCGGCGGCCCACCGTGGTGGCCGGCGGCGAGTTGACGATGGACGCGCTCGAAATCCGCCACGACCCGCGGGCCAACGTCAGCGAAGCCCCCTTGCAATTGAAGAGCAATTGCGGCTCGCTGCTGATCGACGATTTCGGCCGGCAGCGGATGCCGCCCGGCGACCTCTTGAACCGCTGGATCGTGCCGCTGGAAAAGCGCTATGATTTCCTGATGCTCGCCTCCGGCAAGAAGATCCAAGTTCCCTTCGAGCAATTGATTCTGTTCTCGACGAACCTGGAGCCGGAATCGCTCGTCGACGAAGCCTTCTTACGCCGCATTCCCTATAAAATCAACATCGTCGATCCATCGGAAGACGAGTTTCATCGGTTGTTCGAGTTCTACGCGCCGAAGCTCGGTTTCCGCTACCGCCGCGACGCGGTCGACTACTTGATTCAGACTCACTATTTGCCGCACGGCCGCGGACTGCGGCGCTGCCATCCGCGCGATTTGCTGGCGCAAGTCCGCAGCTATTGCGTCTATCACGAGTTGGCGATCGAGATGCTGCCCGCGTATTTCGACCGCGTGGTGCAAAGCTATTTTACGCGCGTGACGTGA
- a CDS encoding DeoR/GlpR family DNA-binding transcription regulator, protein MLAEERRTRLLELVRTRGFAALPDLADALKVSESTVRRDLEHLEDAGAAKRTHGGVFYTGTSPKLPHFDERQPAEWDKKRAIAVRAGELIDNGDTVLLDGGTTTYEVARLLVGRPLQVVTNSLPVANLFAASANTDLVLLGGYVYPRTGVSLGPYANEMLERLNVRKTVLSVSGINDRGCFNNNLLLVETERAMMQAAEEVIVVADSTKFGHHSLAHLCGLEEINHFVVDSEISQDWRSKLLAAGTDLLVAGATDNT, encoded by the coding sequence GTGCTCGCCGAAGAGCGGAGAACTCGACTGCTGGAACTGGTGCGAACGCGTGGCTTCGCGGCCCTGCCCGACCTGGCCGACGCGCTCAAGGTCTCCGAGTCGACCGTGCGACGCGATTTGGAGCACCTTGAAGACGCCGGAGCCGCCAAACGGACGCATGGCGGCGTGTTTTATACGGGCACGTCGCCCAAGTTGCCGCATTTTGACGAGCGGCAACCGGCGGAATGGGACAAAAAGCGGGCGATCGCTGTTCGGGCGGGGGAACTGATCGACAACGGTGATACCGTCCTGCTCGACGGAGGAACAACAACTTACGAAGTGGCCCGATTGCTTGTCGGCCGGCCGCTGCAAGTGGTCACCAACTCGCTGCCGGTGGCGAACTTGTTCGCGGCCAGCGCGAACACCGACCTGGTGCTGTTGGGCGGTTACGTCTATCCGCGGACGGGAGTGTCACTGGGACCCTACGCGAATGAGATGCTTGAACGGCTGAATGTGCGAAAGACGGTGCTCAGCGTGTCGGGCATCAACGATCGCGGCTGCTTCAACAACAACCTGCTGCTGGTCGAAACCGAGCGGGCCATGATGCAGGCCGCGGAAGAAGTCATTGTGGTGGCCGACAGCACGAAGTTCGGCCATCACAGCCTGGCGCACCTGTGCGGCCTGGAAGAAATCAATCATTTCGTCGTCGATAGCGAGATCAGCCAAGATTGGCGAAGTAAGCTTTTGGCGGCCGGCACCGACCTGCTCGTCGCCGGCGCGACCGACAACACGTAG
- a CDS encoding phosphate propanoyltransferase: MTTNTLDRRAIEQIVRQIVLERATAATGPKLVVSISARHLHLAEEHVETLFGQGHKLTPMKDLYQDGFYAAEETVMVVGPKRKMLPSVRVLGPTRPYSQVELAFTDGISLGIDLPVRPSGKISGTPGCVLVGPKGVVELKEGLIRAERHVHMNLEHAKHYGVQNGDRMSLRIDSSCATVFRDLLVRADETSKLEVHLDTDEGNAADLDHAWKVELLRQE; the protein is encoded by the coding sequence ATGACCACCAACACGCTCGATCGCCGGGCCATCGAACAGATCGTGCGCCAGATCGTTCTGGAGCGTGCGACCGCGGCGACCGGGCCCAAGCTGGTGGTGAGCATCTCCGCGCGTCACTTGCACCTCGCCGAAGAGCACGTCGAGACGCTCTTCGGTCAGGGTCACAAGCTGACGCCGATGAAGGACCTTTACCAGGACGGCTTTTACGCGGCGGAAGAAACCGTGATGGTCGTCGGGCCAAAACGAAAAATGCTGCCTTCGGTGCGGGTGCTGGGGCCGACGCGGCCCTATAGCCAGGTCGAGCTGGCGTTTACCGACGGCATTTCGCTGGGCATCGACCTGCCCGTGCGGCCCAGCGGCAAAATATCGGGGACGCCCGGCTGCGTGTTGGTGGGACCGAAAGGCGTGGTCGAGCTGAAAGAGGGCCTGATCCGCGCCGAGCGGCACGTACACATGAACTTGGAACACGCCAAACACTACGGCGTGCAGAACGGCGACCGCATGAGCCTGCGGATCGACTCTTCGTGCGCGACGGTGTTTCGTGACCTGTTGGTGCGGGCCGACGAGACCAGCAAGCTGGAAGTACACCTCGACACCGACGAAGGCAACGCCGCCGACCTGGACCACGCCTGGAAGGTGGAGCTGCTGAGGCAGGAGTAA
- the eutM gene encoding ethanolamine utilization microcompartment protein EutM encodes MAKQKAMEALGMIETKGFVCLVEASDAMMKAANVDFLGWDKVGSGLVTAFVTGDVAAVKAATDAGAAAAGRIGEVVSVQVIPRPHDDLGVVLPAAVKGGDLG; translated from the coding sequence ATGGCAAAGCAGAAAGCAATGGAAGCGCTGGGCATGATCGAGACCAAAGGCTTTGTGTGCCTGGTCGAGGCCAGCGACGCAATGATGAAGGCCGCGAACGTCGATTTTCTTGGCTGGGACAAGGTCGGCAGCGGCCTGGTGACGGCGTTCGTCACCGGCGACGTGGCAGCCGTCAAAGCCGCGACCGACGCCGGTGCCGCGGCGGCCGGGCGCATCGGCGAAGTCGTCAGCGTGCAGGTCATTCCCCGTCCGCACGACGATCTCGGCGTGGTCTTGCCGGCGGCGGTGAAAGGCGGCGATTTAGGATAG